In Malus sylvestris chromosome 16, drMalSylv7.2, whole genome shotgun sequence, the following are encoded in one genomic region:
- the LOC126607730 gene encoding sucrose transport protein SUC3-like isoform X2 yields MLFKIGKKTPLHSCRISHDFCFHVGYLLGDTKEHCSTFKGTRTRAAFVFIIGFWLLDLANNTVQGPARALLADLAGPEQRNTANAVFCSWMAVGNILGFSAGASGNWHRWFPFLLSRACCEACGNLKAAFLIAVIFLTLCTLVTMYFAEEVPLTAYQPNPLSDSAPLLDDPQQHGLELSKLKRDKQVIDNANGSRTDYERDINLKEAISKVEEDKNGGFNDGPGAVLVNLLTSLRHLPPAMHSVLIVMALTWLSWFPFFLFDTDWMGREVYHGDPKGNSAKVQAYDQGVREGAFGLLLNSVVLGISSFLIEPMCQRMGARLVWAMSNFIVFACMAGTAIISLISVTEYSKGIEHVIGGNENIRIASLIVFALLGFPLAITYSVPFSVTAELTADAGGGQGLAIGVLNLAIVIPQMIVSLGAGPWDALFGGGNIPAFVLASFAALAGGIIAARRLPNLSSSLKSTGFHFG; encoded by the exons ATGCTCTTTAAAATTGGGAAGAAGACGCCCCTTCATTCTTGCAGGATCTCTCATGATTTCTGTTTCC ACGTTGGATACTTATTAGGAGATACAAAGGAGCATTGCAG CACATTCAAAGGTACCCGGACAAGGGCAGCCTTTGTCTTTATTATTGGATTTTGGTTGCTGGATCTTGCCAACAATACAGTGCAG GGACCAGCTCGTGCTCTTCTGGCTGATCTAGCAG GCCCCGAGCAACGTAATACTGCAAATGCTGTGTTTTGCTCATGGATGGCCGTTGGTAACATCCTAGGATTTTCTGCTGGTGCAAGTGGAAATTGGCACAG ATGGTTTCCTTTCCTTTTGAGTAGAGCTTGCTGTGAAGCCTGTGGAAATCTTAAAGCAGCATTTCTTATTGCGGTG ATCTTTCTCACTTTGTGTACACTGGTAACAATGTATTTTGCTGAGGAGGTTCCGCTCACTGCGTATCAGCCGAACCCTTTATCAGATTCTGCTCCTTTATTGGATGATCCCCAACAACATGGTCTTGAGCTTTCTAAGTTGAAGCGTGATAAGCAAGTTATTGATAATGCAAATGGAAGCAGAACTGACTATGAAAGGGATATAAATCTGAAGGAGGCCATCTCAAAAGTTGAGGAAGATAAGAATGGTGGTTTTAATGACGGACCTGGAGCAGTGTTAGTCAATCTGTTGACCAGTTTAAGGCATTTACCACCAGCAATGCATTCAGTGCTAATTGTTATGGCTCTTACATGG TTATCCTGGTTTCCATTCTTTCTTTTTGATACGGATTGGATGGGTAGGGAAGTATATCATGGGGATCCGAAAGGGAACTCGGCCAAAGTACAAGCTTATGATCAGGGTGTCAGAGAAGGTGCATTCGGTTTATTATTGAATTCA GTTGTTCTTGGCATCAGTTCTTTCCTAATTGAGCCAATGTGCCAGCGGATGGGTGCAAGACTAGTGTGGGCAATGAGCAATTTTATTGTGTTTGCCTGCATGGCAGGCACCGCTATCATAAGTTTAATATCTGTTACAGAGTATTCTAAAGGGATTGAACATGTAATTGGGGGGAATGAAAATATCAGGATTGCTTCCCTGATTGTTTTTGCTCTTCTTGGCTTCCCACTTGCT ATTACCTACAGCGTTCCCTTTTCCGTTACAGCAGAGTTGACTGCCGACGCAGGTGGTGGCCAAg GACTGGCTATTGGAGTTTTGAATCTTGCAATTGTTATTCCACAG ATGATTGTGTCTCTTGGTGCGGGGCCATGGGATGCTTTATTTGGGGGAGGAAATATACCTGCCTTTGTTTTGGCCTCCTTCGCTGCCCTTGCTGGTGGCATTATCGCGGCTCGCAGACTACCAAATCTTTCGAGTTCCCTCAAGTCAACCGGTTTTCATtttgggtaa
- the LOC126606737 gene encoding transcription factor PRE6-like: MSSRRSSRSRQSSSRNNNSISDDQITDLVSKLQQLLPEIRPRRSNKASASKVLQETCNYIRNLHREVDDLSERLSELLATTDMDNDQAAIIRSLLM, from the exons ATGTCGAGCAGAAGATCCTCTCGGTCGAGGCAGTCGTCGAGTAGGAACAACAACAGTATCAGTGATGACCAGATCACTGATCTCGTATCCAAGTTACAGCAGCTTCTTCCTGAGATTCGCCCTAGGCGTTCCAACaag GCGTCGGCGTCGAAGGTTTTGCAAGAGACTTGCAATTATATTAGAAACTTACACAGAGAGGTGGATGACCTAAGTGAGCGCTTATCAGAGCTTTTGGCCACGACGGACATGGATAACGACCAAGCAGCCATTATTAGGAGTTTACTTATGTGA
- the LOC126608719 gene encoding peptidyl-prolyl cis-trans isomerase CYP23-like yields the protein MKDGRFGGKMLNRDSALIGLISCFCFHSAFLTNFVAASSPDPLLGSARVVFQTNYGDIEFGFYPTVAPKTVEHIFKLVRLGGYNTNHIFRVEKGFVAQVADVASGRSASMNEDQRREAEKTVVGEFSDVKHVRGILSMGRHEDPNSAGSSFSMLLGDSPHLDGKYAIFGKVTKGDETLKALEELPTRREGIFVMPTERITILSTYYYDTEMENCEDTRSIMKRRLAAAAIEIERQRMKCFP from the exons ATGAAGGACGGCAGATTTGGTGGGAAAATGTTGAACCGCGATTCAGCACTGATCGGGCTGATCAGTTGCTTTTGCTTTCACTCCGCGTTTCTTACTAATTTCGTCGCCGCTTCTTCTCCGGACCCGCTGCTCGGATCCGCCCGCGTCGTTTTTCAG ACCAACTATGGCGACATTGAATTTGGGTTCTACCCGACCGTCGCGCCGAAGACGGTGGAGCACATTTTCAAGCTCGTCCGCCTCGGCGGCTACAACACCAACCACATCTTTAGGGTTGAGAAAGGGTTCGTCGCCCAAGTGGCCGACGTGGCCAGCGGAAGGTCGGCTTCGATGAACGAGGATCAGCGGAGGGAGGCGGAGAAGACGGTGGTCGGCGAGTTCAGTGACGTCAAGCATGTCAGGGGCATCCTCTCTATGGGAAG GCACGAAGATCCGAACAGCGCCGGATCATCCTTCTCAATGCTGCTTGGAGATTCCCCTCATCTTGATGGGAAG TATGCAATATTTGGGAAAGTTACTAAAGGTGATGAGACCTTGAAAGCACTCGAGGAACTCCCTACTCGTCGCGAAGGGATTTTCGTGATG CCCACCGAGCGCATTACAATTCTGTCAACATATTACTACG ACACCGAGATGGAGAATTGCGAAGACACGAGGTCCATTATGAAGCGGAGGCTTGCTGCAGCTGCCATTGAAATCGAAAGACAG AGAATGAAATGTTTCCCATGA
- the LOC126607730 gene encoding sucrose transport protein SUC3-like isoform X1, with protein MAGRTDSESIRVPYRNLRRDAEVEMMVTDEPHHRIDLNSPTSSSPRVPNGSGGGLSPPGQPGHKHHTLLTLILSCTVAAGVQFGWALQLSLLTPYIQTLGIGHAFSSFIWLCGPITGLVVQPCVGIWSDKCSLKLGRRRPFILAGSLMISVSVVLIGFSADVGYLLGDTKEHCSTFKGTRTRAAFVFIIGFWLLDLANNTVQGPARALLADLAGPEQRNTANAVFCSWMAVGNILGFSAGASGNWHRWFPFLLSRACCEACGNLKAAFLIAVIFLTLCTLVTMYFAEEVPLTAYQPNPLSDSAPLLDDPQQHGLELSKLKRDKQVIDNANGSRTDYERDINLKEAISKVEEDKNGGFNDGPGAVLVNLLTSLRHLPPAMHSVLIVMALTWLSWFPFFLFDTDWMGREVYHGDPKGNSAKVQAYDQGVREGAFGLLLNSVVLGISSFLIEPMCQRMGARLVWAMSNFIVFACMAGTAIISLISVTEYSKGIEHVIGGNENIRIASLIVFALLGFPLAITYSVPFSVTAELTADAGGGQGLAIGVLNLAIVIPQMIVSLGAGPWDALFGGGNIPAFVLASFAALAGGIIAARRLPNLSSSLKSTGFHFG; from the exons ATGGCGGGGAGGACGGACTCGGAGTCCATCCGGGTGCCGTACAGGAACCTGAGGAGGGATGCGGAAGTGGAAATGATGGTGACGGACGAGCCTCATCATCGTATCGACCTCAATTCGCCTACGTCTTCCTCCCCTAGGGTTCCAAATGGGAGCGGCGGCGGCCTCTCGCCGCCGGGACAGCCCGGACACAAACACCATACTCTTTTGACGCTCATTCTCAGCTGCACGGTCGCCGCCGGTGTGCAGTTCGGTTGGGCGTTGCAGCTTTCGCTTTTAACTCCTTATATACAG ACTCTCGGAATAGGGCATgccttttcttcatttattTGGCTTTGTGGCCCTATTACAGGCCTTGTG GTTCAACCTTGTGTTGGTATTTGGAGTGACAAATGCTCTTTAAAATTGGGAAGAAGACGCCCCTTCATTCTTGCAGGATCTCTCATGATTTCTGTTTCC GTGGTGTTAATCGGGTTTTCTGCAGACGTTGGATACTTATTAGGAGATACAAAGGAGCATTGCAG CACATTCAAAGGTACCCGGACAAGGGCAGCCTTTGTCTTTATTATTGGATTTTGGTTGCTGGATCTTGCCAACAATACAGTGCAG GGACCAGCTCGTGCTCTTCTGGCTGATCTAGCAG GCCCCGAGCAACGTAATACTGCAAATGCTGTGTTTTGCTCATGGATGGCCGTTGGTAACATCCTAGGATTTTCTGCTGGTGCAAGTGGAAATTGGCACAG ATGGTTTCCTTTCCTTTTGAGTAGAGCTTGCTGTGAAGCCTGTGGAAATCTTAAAGCAGCATTTCTTATTGCGGTG ATCTTTCTCACTTTGTGTACACTGGTAACAATGTATTTTGCTGAGGAGGTTCCGCTCACTGCGTATCAGCCGAACCCTTTATCAGATTCTGCTCCTTTATTGGATGATCCCCAACAACATGGTCTTGAGCTTTCTAAGTTGAAGCGTGATAAGCAAGTTATTGATAATGCAAATGGAAGCAGAACTGACTATGAAAGGGATATAAATCTGAAGGAGGCCATCTCAAAAGTTGAGGAAGATAAGAATGGTGGTTTTAATGACGGACCTGGAGCAGTGTTAGTCAATCTGTTGACCAGTTTAAGGCATTTACCACCAGCAATGCATTCAGTGCTAATTGTTATGGCTCTTACATGG TTATCCTGGTTTCCATTCTTTCTTTTTGATACGGATTGGATGGGTAGGGAAGTATATCATGGGGATCCGAAAGGGAACTCGGCCAAAGTACAAGCTTATGATCAGGGTGTCAGAGAAGGTGCATTCGGTTTATTATTGAATTCA GTTGTTCTTGGCATCAGTTCTTTCCTAATTGAGCCAATGTGCCAGCGGATGGGTGCAAGACTAGTGTGGGCAATGAGCAATTTTATTGTGTTTGCCTGCATGGCAGGCACCGCTATCATAAGTTTAATATCTGTTACAGAGTATTCTAAAGGGATTGAACATGTAATTGGGGGGAATGAAAATATCAGGATTGCTTCCCTGATTGTTTTTGCTCTTCTTGGCTTCCCACTTGCT ATTACCTACAGCGTTCCCTTTTCCGTTACAGCAGAGTTGACTGCCGACGCAGGTGGTGGCCAAg GACTGGCTATTGGAGTTTTGAATCTTGCAATTGTTATTCCACAG ATGATTGTGTCTCTTGGTGCGGGGCCATGGGATGCTTTATTTGGGGGAGGAAATATACCTGCCTTTGTTTTGGCCTCCTTCGCTGCCCTTGCTGGTGGCATTATCGCGGCTCGCAGACTACCAAATCTTTCGAGTTCCCTCAAGTCAACCGGTTTTCATtttgggtaa
- the LOC126607731 gene encoding binding partner of ACD11 1-like: MFGYLFKKRATLLTCCPATTRNTALSQSRGFVSTNTTTSPSSSDTLDPETSTELRFLEKMNSGGYAVEVTGLSPKATEKDVYDFFAFSGSIDHVEIVRSGECACTAYVTFKDSYSQETACLLSGATIIDQAVCITRWGHYQDEFDFWNRPRHEEETDSTPPHGSQNVPSAGQVVSVAQEAVLTMLAKGFVLGKDALAKAKSLDESHQVSASAAARVTELSQRIGLTNKIYAGVGAVKSVDERYHVSEITKSAISETGRKAAEAANAVVNSSYFSKGALWVSDALNRAAKAAADLGSQNVRQ; this comes from the exons ATGTTTGGTTACTTGTTCAAAAAGCGAGCAACGTTGCTGACTTGCTGCCCAGCAACGACACGCAACACCGCGCTCTCACAGAGTCGTGGCTTTGTCTCTACGAACACTACAACTTCCCCCTCCTCCTCTGATACACTCGATCCCGAAACATCTACTGAGCTCAG ATTTTTGGAGAAGATGAATTCTGGTGGATACGCCGTTGAAGTTACGGGTCTGTCTCCGAAAGCAACAGAGAAAGATGTCTACGATTTCTTCGCCTTCTCTGGTTCCATCGACCATGTCGAAATCGTCAG ATCGGGTGAATGTGCATGCACTGCCTATGTCACGTTCAAAGATTCGTATTCTCAGGAGACTGCTTGCTTGCTCAGT GGTGCCACAATTATTGATCAAGCTGTGTGCATAACACGCTGGGGGCACTATCAAGATGAATTTGATTTTTGGAACAGGCCTCGGCATGAAGAGGAAACTGATTCGACT CCTCCACATGGAAGCCAGAATGTTCCTAGTGCTGGACAAGTGGTGAGTGTGGCCCAGGAAGCAGTCTTGACCATGTTGGCCAAGGGATTTGTGCTCGGAAAAGATGCATTAGCCAAGGCGAAATCATTGGACGAGTCTCATCAAGTTTCGGCAAGTGCAGCGGCTAGGGTGACTGAACTGAGCCAGAGAATTGGCCTAACCAATAAGATTTACGCAGGGGTTGGAGCAGTGAAGTCAGTGGATGAGAGGTATCATGTGTCAGAGATCACCAAATCAGCCATATCAGAGACGGGAAGAAAAGCCGCAGAAGCTGCAAACGCTGTGGTGAACAGTAGCTACTTTTCCAAGGGAGCTCTTTGGGTGTCGGATGCTCTAAACCGAGCAGCTAAAGCTGCTGCTGATTTGGGAAGTCAGAATGTTAGGCAGTGA